Proteins encoded in a region of the Sphingomonas jaspsi DSM 18422 genome:
- the mltG gene encoding endolytic transglycosylase MltG — translation MLRRLTWLAGLALLTALAATWLLWWSAGEKPGPNRVKIAEGSSLSSVADQLAAEKLIPGTATTFKAFAKLFGSSDPIQAGEFDLPKGASAARILDILQHGRAAVRLVTVPEGMPSILVQEKLAAVKELTGDAPLPAEGSVLPNSYDWQPGESRAAVVARMQAAMAKALAEEWAKKGPRSVVKTPQEAIILASIVEKETGKADERPMVAGVLSNRIRIGMALGADATSIYPITKGKPLGRMIKRSELLADNGYNTRTKLGLPAGPITNPGRASIAAVLNPAETKALYYVADGSGGHAFANTLAEHNANVAKWRQYRKEKGI, via the coding sequence ATGCTCCGGCGGCTGACCTGGCTGGCGGGGCTGGCCCTGCTGACGGCGCTGGCCGCGACATGGCTGTTGTGGTGGAGCGCGGGCGAGAAGCCCGGGCCGAACCGCGTCAAAATCGCCGAAGGATCCAGCCTGTCGTCGGTCGCCGACCAGCTGGCGGCGGAAAAGCTGATCCCCGGCACGGCGACGACCTTCAAGGCCTTTGCCAAGCTGTTCGGCTCAAGCGACCCGATCCAGGCCGGCGAATTCGACCTGCCCAAGGGGGCGAGCGCTGCCCGGATACTCGACATTCTGCAACACGGCCGGGCCGCGGTGCGGCTGGTGACGGTTCCCGAAGGAATGCCGTCGATCCTGGTGCAGGAAAAGCTGGCGGCGGTGAAGGAACTGACCGGCGACGCGCCGTTGCCCGCCGAAGGATCGGTCCTCCCGAACAGCTACGACTGGCAGCCGGGTGAAAGCCGGGCAGCGGTCGTGGCGCGGATGCAGGCGGCGATGGCCAAGGCACTGGCCGAGGAATGGGCCAAGAAGGGGCCCCGATCGGTGGTGAAGACGCCGCAGGAGGCGATCATCCTTGCGTCGATCGTCGAAAAGGAAACGGGCAAGGCCGACGAACGGCCGATGGTGGCAGGGGTCCTGTCCAACCGCATCCGCATCGGCATGGCGCTGGGCGCCGATGCGACCAGCATCTATCCGATCACCAAGGGCAAGCCGCTGGGGCGGATGATCAAGCGATCCGAACTGCTCGCCGACAACGGCTACAATACCCGCACCAAGCTGGGTCTGCCGGCCGGTCCGATTACCAATCCCGGGCGGGCAAGCATCGCCGCTGTGCTCAACCCCGCCGAGACCAAGGCGCTCTACTATGTCGCGGACGGCAGCGGCGGGCACGCCTTTGCCAATACGCTGGCGGAGCATAACGCCAACGTCGCGAAATGGCGGCAGTACCGGAAGGAAAAGGGAATCTAG